Part of the Ursus arctos isolate Adak ecotype North America unplaced genomic scaffold, UrsArc2.0 scaffold_1, whole genome shotgun sequence genome, AAAAGTGAGCGGGGCTGCTTATACGATTGTTTTCGCGGCCGCAGTAACACTgtaagcagaggaaacagcagcGTGAGGGGGACGCATGGGTAGGGTGGCGAGGTGAGGCAGGTGAACCAGGGCTCTGGGCTGCGAGCTCCCTGGTAGCCAAAGCTTGAAGGGAAACAGGAGCAGCTGCGGGATCGGGAAAGCGCGGACTGGCGCATTGGTGTTGTGGGCAGCGGGTTCCGAGCAAGGAGCAGGGGCGAGGGCGGGCGGACGGGTGCGGCCACCGCTCGCTCGCTCTGTGCCAGACGCGGTGCGGCAGCGCGAGCGCACGGAGCCTGAGCCCTGCACGCGCGGCCCCGCCGAGGGCGCGGCCGCCATCAGGGAGGacgaggaggcggcggcgggggaCCCAGGCGTGCTGGCGCTGCTGGCCGCGCCCCTGGTCCCGGGCCCGCGGGCGCCGCGTGTCGAGGCCGCCTTCCACGGCCGCCTGCGCCGGGACGCGTCGGTGGAGCGGCGCGCGCTGCACGAGCTCGGCGGCTACTACCTGGTGAGTCCGGGCCGGCGGGCGGGGTgcgcgggcgggcggcgggcggacCCCGAATGACCTCCGTGCGCCCCGCAGCCCGACGCCGAGGGCGCCTTCCGCCGCGGCCCCGGCCTGAACCTGACCAGCGGCCAGTACACGGCGCCCGTCGCCGGCTTCTACGCGCTCGCGGCCACGCTGCACGCAGGTGAGGCCCGGGGCGGTGGGGGGGTCCGCCCCAGCGCCCGCGCGCCCGCCGGCCGGCTGTGACCCCCACCTTCCCCCCGCAGCGCTCGCCGAGCAGCCCAGGCGGGGGCCGCCGCGCCCCCGGGACCGCCTGCGCCTGCTCATCTGCATCCAGTCCCGGTGCCAGCGCAACGCGTGAgtgggcgcgggggggggggggggaccccgGGCCGAACCCGCCCCCACACGGCCCCCACCCGCGTCCCGTCCGGCTTGGACAGACCCCGTCCTCCATCGCCTCCCACCGAGGCCCGGGTGATCCTAGGCCTCCTTCCTGGCCTCCCAGTTCGTGCCTGGGTCCCCAGCAGGCCTTTCCTTTCCGGCCGCGGGGGCTCCCTGTTCTTGACCCaaccctctcccagcctcctggctcCCCTCACCTCTGCAGGGGGCTGTCTGTCACCCAGAGGCGCCACCAGCTCCTCGGAAAGGCCTCTTCTGACCACTGCAGCCCACCACCACCGCCAGCCTCTCTCCTCGTGGACGCCCCCCCCCACATGATCCCGCCCCCCTTTCTCCGCACCTGTGGCCCCGGAGGGCAGGGGCTGCCCCTCTGAACCCCCAGGACGCCcagcagagcccaggcacagaGCAGACACCCCACAACAGTTGTAGAAGGGAATGAAATCCAGAACTTCTTACGCTGCATTGGGAAGCCTTCCACAGATTGGCCTGAACCCACCTTTCAGTGGTCaggccctgccccacctccagctcaggcagagccaggactttTCAGCCCCTGGCCTGGGCCCAGGATTGCCTTTCCCAGCACCCGCAGAACCCCTTTGACCCTGTGGACACTGTCCTGACTCCTTTTGGGGATCCAGTTCGGATACCACCCTCCACGAGAAGACCTGGCCAAGGCAGCTGTTACCACTGCACTTAGCTGGGCTGGTGTTGGTTGCTGGGGTGATTTGTGGATGAGGTTGGTGGGGCCTGGGGAGGTGGTGTGGGCTGATCCTCTTTCTGTTTTGGCCACAGATCCCTGGAGGCTGTCATGGGCCTGGAGAGCAGCAGTGAGCTCTTCACCATCTCGGTCAACGGCGTTCTCTACCTGCAGGTGCATGGGGCAGGCTTGGGCACGGCTGCGGGGTGACCGGGAAGGGAGGGGTGCCGGTGGGGGCTCTGGATCTCTGGGAGCAGTGTCGGCAGACGCCAGGCCTGGGAGAGGTTGTGGGCCGCACCAGGGA contains:
- the ERFE gene encoding erythroferrone; its protein translation is MAPARHPAMARLLLVCAGLLAAAAGLDSPEPGEPADSRARQEPGPGNELPAGPGESRAGPPAGPPEPTPEGARNFDPRDAWMLFIRQSDKGVNGKRGGRGRARKLKLGLPGPPGPPGPQGPPGPIISPEVLLKEFQLLLKDAVRQRERTEPEPCTRGPAEGAAAIREDEEAAAGDPGVLALLAAPLVPGPRAPRVEAAFHGRLRRDASVERRALHELGGYYLPDAEGAFRRGPGLNLTSGQYTAPVAGFYALAATLHAALAEQPRRGPPRPRDRLRLLICIQSRCQRNASLEAVMGLESSSELFTISVNGVLYLQSGQYASVFLDNASGSPLTVRSGSHFSAVLLGV